The Apium graveolens cultivar Ventura chromosome 3, ASM990537v1, whole genome shotgun sequence sequence AAACGTGTTAATTATAGATGAAAAGACCCAGTGCCTTGTTCTTCCCTCTATCTTTGCCACGCTATCAATTTACTTTGACTCCAATACAGTTGTCAAGATATAATTAGATGACGTGGGACCCGTTGTAATAAGATTGGTTATATATGCCCCCTATATTACGGTCTTCTAAGTACACTCTTCTCAGTAAATAATCAAACCCCTCTCTCCAAACCCTAGACAAGCGggaaatctctctctctctctcacacacaaaTCTTTCTACCGACCAGTTCTATATCGTTCTTATTTGTATTTGCTGTGTTGCATGATCGTCGAGATGGCATCAGCTTGCATAAACAACATTTCATTATCACCGGAGAAATTTCTGGACTGCCCGGCGACTTTTCCGGCGTACGGATGGTTAAGTCCTCAAATGACATTCGGGCGTGATGAAGAAACATCAAAGCCTACTGTTAGATCTACAAAAACAGAAGATGACGACAAAGTGGAAGCAGATCAGTGTGATGTTATCGGAGATTTCGAGTTCCGGCTTGATTTTCCGGTTACAATGTTACCGGCCGACGAATTATTCTCCGACGGGAAGCTAATGCCGCTTCAGTTCCGGCAATCTGAGATTTCGTCGGAGGTTAGGCTGCCGGATACTCCGAAAGTTCACCGGAGCTGCGAGATTGCCGGAATGGATCCGTACTTGTTTTCACCCAAGGCACCGAGGTGTTCGAGTAGGTGGAAGGATCTTCTAGGGCTGAAAAGGCTCTACCAGAACAACAATGTTAAGCTCGAAAACTCGAAAACTCTGACGACTCAAACTCAGACTAATACTAATACTAGTACAGGTTCTGGTACAGGTGCTGCTAAGTCGCTTAAACATTTCCTGCATAGAAATTCAAAAGCTACTCCATCATCTTCAATTGATCCATCTCTAAGCCTCCCTTTGCTTAGAGACACTGATAACGAGTCGATTTCAATATCGTCTCGTTTATCTCTATCATCCTCGTCCTCTGGCCACGATCACGACGATCTACCTAGGCTGTCTCTTGATTTGGATAAGCCTCACAGCAATTTATCACAAAAGCAATTCCAGAATCCACCTAGAATTAGACTAGTAAAAAACAGGAGTGATTGCAAAATCAACAAAAGTCCAATGCGAAGACAAGTAGATAATAATGccacagcagcagcagcagccCGGGGAGGACTATCGTTGGATAGTCCTCGAATGAATTCATCGGGGAAAATAGTGTTCCAGAGCTTGGAG is a genomic window containing:
- the LOC141713335 gene encoding uncharacterized protein LOC141713335, producing the protein MIVEMASACINNISLSPEKFLDCPATFPAYGWLSPQMTFGRDEETSKPTVRSTKTEDDDKVEADQCDVIGDFEFRLDFPVTMLPADELFSDGKLMPLQFRQSEISSEVRLPDTPKVHRSCEIAGMDPYLFSPKAPRCSSRWKDLLGLKRLYQNNNVKLENSKTLTTQTQTNTNTSTGSGTGAAKSLKHFLHRNSKATPSSSIDPSLSLPLLRDTDNESISISSRLSLSSSSSGHDHDDLPRLSLDLDKPHSNLSQKQFQNPPRIRLVKNRSDCKINKSPMRRQVDNNATAAAAARGGLSLDSPRMNSSGKIVFQSLERSSSSPSSFNGGPRHKHRGVERSYSANVRVTPVLNVPVCSLRGSSKSGGVFGFPLFSGPPHKRDNGTGTTGSRNHHQQISSSSKNKTDRSS